The following proteins are encoded in a genomic region of Neoarius graeffei isolate fNeoGra1 chromosome 6, fNeoGra1.pri, whole genome shotgun sequence:
- the si:ch211-151h10.2 gene encoding uncharacterized protein si:ch211-151h10.2 isoform X5, with translation MPQLTKVDVRDVSGYIKGEREGKKGEEDDDEMVDGMVEQELSWKNLQWGHCPRWLRCLAPVVALWLVIQEEMHLLEFGDWLLLAGMLWTGFIFCVSLLKFLYQYRRRYKQNTVSEKSEIVGERTGQPCQACLISQQDAGHLLSVVRALLDGLVVSLLQEQVSDPRVSQIQVLLTKLEAMSQLTTLAVNNRVSTEDRLLQANDAEEKVIKTRVEDRMKHICTYLQERVRALRFLLQTQDQYGVCIANVQQELQEYWELLEDLHTKVTLQPKKCQSPEDLHTVLTDTEGLYTKLGLFHSRIHECQVHLSTSAHHLKQELENRQQALAQTMGLTLESTWTRDLLQCNTHQCVSEELHVARQ, from the exons ATGCCTCAGCTGACAAAGGTGGATGTAAGAGACGTGAGTGGGTACATAAAAGGGGAAAGAGAAGGAAAGAAGGGAGAGGAAGATGATGATGAGATGGTAGATGGTATGGTTGAGCAGGAATTGAGCTGGAAGAA TCTGCAGTGGGGACACTGTCCCAGATGGCTTCGATGTCTGGCTCCAGTAGTAGCACTGTGGTTGGTTATTCAGGAAGAGATGCACCTTCTCGAATTTGGAGACTGGCTGCTTCTGGCTGGGATGCTGTGGACAGGCTTTATCTTCTGTGTTTCACTACTAAAGTTCCTTTACCAATACAGAAGGCGGTATAAGCAG AATACTGTCTCTGAGAAGAGTGAAATTGTTGGGGAAAGGACTGGTCAACCTTGTCAGGCATG TCTCATCAGTCAGCAAGATGCAGGACATCTGCTATCTGTGGTGAGGGCTCTACTGGATGGCTTGGTGGTTTCCCTTCTCCAGGAACAAGTGTCAGATCCAAGGGTTTCCCAGATACAAGTCCTCCTCACTAAGCTGGAA GCAATGTCTCAATTAACAACACTGGCAGTAAACAATCGTGTCTCTACTGAAGATCGACTGCTGCAGGCCAATGATGCGGAAGAAAAAGTGATCAAGACTAGAGTAGAAGACAGAATGAAACATATTTGCACTTACCTGCAAGAGAG GGTGAGGGCCCTGCGCTTTCTCCTTCAGACCCAGGATCAGTATGGTGTATGCATAGCTAATGTTCAGCAGGAGTTGCAAGAGTACTGGGAGCTGCTAGAAGATCTGCATACTAAAGTGACCCTGCAGCCGAAAAAGTGCCAGAGCCCTGAGGATTTGCACACTGTTCTCACTGACACTGAG GGCTTATACACAAAGCTGGGTCTGTTTCACAGTAGGATTCATGAGTGTCAGGTGCACCTGAGCACAAGTGCACATCATCTTAAG CAGGAGCTGGAAAATAGGCAGCAGGCTCTGGCTCAGACTATGGGCCTAACACTGGAGTCTACTTGGACCAGAGACCTTCTGCAGTGTAACACCCACCAG
- the si:ch211-151h10.2 gene encoding uncharacterized protein si:ch211-151h10.2 isoform X4, producing the protein MPQLTKVDVRDVSGYIKGEREGKKGEEDDDEMVDGMVEQELSWKNLQWGHCPRWLRCLAPVVALWLVIQEEMHLLEFGDWLLLAGMLWTGFIFCVSLLKFLYQYRRRYKQNTVSEKSEIVGERTGQPCQACLISQQDAGHLLSVVRALLDGLVVSLLQEQVSDPRVSQIQVLLTKLEAMSQLTTLAVNNRVSTEDRLLQANDAEEKVIKTRVEDRMKHICTYLQERVRALRFLLQTQDQYGVCIANVQQELQEYWELLEDLHTKVTLQPKKCQSPEDLHTVLTDTEGLYTKLGLFHSRIHECQVHLSTSAHHLKQELENRQQALAQTMGLTLESTWTRDLLQCNTHQCDAAQPQWTSMAFGSSALFNLKMQDDYWTNTAKTPAHGVSRTPSLSGLQ; encoded by the exons ATGCCTCAGCTGACAAAGGTGGATGTAAGAGACGTGAGTGGGTACATAAAAGGGGAAAGAGAAGGAAAGAAGGGAGAGGAAGATGATGATGAGATGGTAGATGGTATGGTTGAGCAGGAATTGAGCTGGAAGAA TCTGCAGTGGGGACACTGTCCCAGATGGCTTCGATGTCTGGCTCCAGTAGTAGCACTGTGGTTGGTTATTCAGGAAGAGATGCACCTTCTCGAATTTGGAGACTGGCTGCTTCTGGCTGGGATGCTGTGGACAGGCTTTATCTTCTGTGTTTCACTACTAAAGTTCCTTTACCAATACAGAAGGCGGTATAAGCAG AATACTGTCTCTGAGAAGAGTGAAATTGTTGGGGAAAGGACTGGTCAACCTTGTCAGGCATG TCTCATCAGTCAGCAAGATGCAGGACATCTGCTATCTGTGGTGAGGGCTCTACTGGATGGCTTGGTGGTTTCCCTTCTCCAGGAACAAGTGTCAGATCCAAGGGTTTCCCAGATACAAGTCCTCCTCACTAAGCTGGAA GCAATGTCTCAATTAACAACACTGGCAGTAAACAATCGTGTCTCTACTGAAGATCGACTGCTGCAGGCCAATGATGCGGAAGAAAAAGTGATCAAGACTAGAGTAGAAGACAGAATGAAACATATTTGCACTTACCTGCAAGAGAG GGTGAGGGCCCTGCGCTTTCTCCTTCAGACCCAGGATCAGTATGGTGTATGCATAGCTAATGTTCAGCAGGAGTTGCAAGAGTACTGGGAGCTGCTAGAAGATCTGCATACTAAAGTGACCCTGCAGCCGAAAAAGTGCCAGAGCCCTGAGGATTTGCACACTGTTCTCACTGACACTGAG GGCTTATACACAAAGCTGGGTCTGTTTCACAGTAGGATTCATGAGTGTCAGGTGCACCTGAGCACAAGTGCACATCATCTTAAG CAGGAGCTGGAAAATAGGCAGCAGGCTCTGGCTCAGACTATGGGCCTAACACTGGAGTCTACTTGGACCAGAGACCTTCTGCAGTGTAACACCCACCAG tgcgatgcagcgcagcctcagtggacttccatggcatttgggagctctgcgcttttcaatctcaaaatgcaagacgattattggacaaatactgcgaaaacgcccgcccacggagtctcacggactcccagcctcagtggacttcaatga
- the si:ch211-151h10.2 gene encoding uncharacterized protein si:ch211-151h10.2 isoform X6 produces MPQLTKVDVRDVSGYIKGEREGKKGEEDDDEMVDGMVEQELSWKNLQWGHCPRWLRCLAPVVALWLVIQEEMHLLEFGDWLLLAGMLWTGFIFCVSLLKFLYQYRRRYKQNTVSEKSEIVGERTGQPCQACLISQQDAGHLLSVVRALLDGLVVSLLQEQVSDPRVSQIQVLLTKLEAMSQLTTLAVNNRVSTEDRLLQANDAEEKVIKTRVEDRMKHICTYLQERVRALRFLLQTQDQYGVCIANVQQELQEYWELLEDLHTKVTLQPKKCQSPEDLHTVLTDTEGLYTKLGLFHSRIHECQVHLSTSAHHLKQELENRQQALAQTMGLTLESTWTRDLLQCNTHQHRRVLLSRG; encoded by the exons ATGCCTCAGCTGACAAAGGTGGATGTAAGAGACGTGAGTGGGTACATAAAAGGGGAAAGAGAAGGAAAGAAGGGAGAGGAAGATGATGATGAGATGGTAGATGGTATGGTTGAGCAGGAATTGAGCTGGAAGAA TCTGCAGTGGGGACACTGTCCCAGATGGCTTCGATGTCTGGCTCCAGTAGTAGCACTGTGGTTGGTTATTCAGGAAGAGATGCACCTTCTCGAATTTGGAGACTGGCTGCTTCTGGCTGGGATGCTGTGGACAGGCTTTATCTTCTGTGTTTCACTACTAAAGTTCCTTTACCAATACAGAAGGCGGTATAAGCAG AATACTGTCTCTGAGAAGAGTGAAATTGTTGGGGAAAGGACTGGTCAACCTTGTCAGGCATG TCTCATCAGTCAGCAAGATGCAGGACATCTGCTATCTGTGGTGAGGGCTCTACTGGATGGCTTGGTGGTTTCCCTTCTCCAGGAACAAGTGTCAGATCCAAGGGTTTCCCAGATACAAGTCCTCCTCACTAAGCTGGAA GCAATGTCTCAATTAACAACACTGGCAGTAAACAATCGTGTCTCTACTGAAGATCGACTGCTGCAGGCCAATGATGCGGAAGAAAAAGTGATCAAGACTAGAGTAGAAGACAGAATGAAACATATTTGCACTTACCTGCAAGAGAG GGTGAGGGCCCTGCGCTTTCTCCTTCAGACCCAGGATCAGTATGGTGTATGCATAGCTAATGTTCAGCAGGAGTTGCAAGAGTACTGGGAGCTGCTAGAAGATCTGCATACTAAAGTGACCCTGCAGCCGAAAAAGTGCCAGAGCCCTGAGGATTTGCACACTGTTCTCACTGACACTGAG GGCTTATACACAAAGCTGGGTCTGTTTCACAGTAGGATTCATGAGTGTCAGGTGCACCTGAGCACAAGTGCACATCATCTTAAG CAGGAGCTGGAAAATAGGCAGCAGGCTCTGGCTCAGACTATGGGCCTAACACTGGAGTCTACTTGGACCAGAGACCTTCTGCAGTGTAACACCCACCAG